In Helianthus annuus cultivar XRQ/B chromosome 8, HanXRQr2.0-SUNRISE, whole genome shotgun sequence, a single genomic region encodes these proteins:
- the LOC110871347 gene encoding uncharacterized protein LOC110871347: protein MATIPSMREKGNQRRRSERERERRRSSDPVSDERGGGGVWTMTVKVGVRRSSDPVSDDNKYQSEIWWWNVIVSGQTQVWFEFLFGSVVGRVSGQWVRVWFNPVRKLQVGGSVKPGQIQSCSGQASARSRFGSCCSVASYYYVSLDFI, encoded by the exons ATGGCCACCATTCCTTCGATGAGAGAGAAGGGGAACCAGAGAAGGAgatcggagagagagagagaaagacggCGGAGCTCCGATCCGGTCAGCGATGAGAGAGGAGGTGGTGGTGTTTGGACGATGACCGTAAAGGTAGGGGTACGTCGGAGCTCCGATCCGGTCAGCGACGACAACAAGTATCAGTCCG AAATCTGGTGGTGGAATGTGATTGTTTCGGGCCAGACTCAAGTATGGTTCGAGTTTTTGTTCGGGTCAGTTGTGGGTCGAGTTTCGGGTCAGTGGGTGCGGGTTTGGTTCAACCCGGTTCGGAAGCTTCAGGTCGGCGGCTCAGTCAAACCGGGTCAGATTCAGAGTTGTTCGGGTCAAGCATCGGCTCGGTCTCGGTTCGGGTCTTGTTGTTCGGTAGCGAGTTATTATTACGTTAGTTTAGATTTTATTTAG
- the LOC110870356 gene encoding cysteine-rich repeat secretory protein 55, with translation MVFFHQYFLIFALCTLYVESANPIAQFCNEFSYTITPELSQNIDSVKAKLIQNTPQTGFNITEFGDEGKEVNGIAQCRGDVPSQECTACLQTAAKEAKKMCPNQVEALLWYEYCFLRYGTRNVIGDDSLDYRVVQYNVEYVTNPKLFKEILTELTSKIKNVSLEPDSKGFGKGEAKLSNSETLYAMSQCTRDTSMRYCEQCLTIAIETTGSLCENKKGCRIIQSTCYLRYELYPFLYGTERKLSLENSSMTKYLTVVRKP, from the coding sequence ATGGTATTTTTCCATCAATATTTTCTTATCTTTGCACTATGCACTCTCTATGTGGAATCAGCTAACCCGATTGCACAATTCTGCAATGAATTCTCATACACCATCACCCCTGAACTATCCCAAAACATAGATTCTGTTAAAGCCAAACTGATTCAAAACACCCCTCAAACAGGCTTTAATATTACGGAATTCGGAGATGAGGGGAAAGAAGTAAACGGGATAGCCCAATGCCGAGGAGACGTGCCCAGCCAAGAGTGCACAGCTTGTCTCCAAACCGCCGCAAAAGAAGCCAAAAAAATGTGTCCAAACCAGGTCGAGGCTTTGCTATGGTATGAGTATTGCTTCTTAAGGTATGGCACTAGAAACGTGATAGGGGACGACAGTCTGGACTACAGAGTGGTTCAATATAACGTTGAATACGTGACCAACCCGAAACTTTTTAAAGAAATCCTCACAGAACTTACTTCGAAGATAAAGAATGTTTCGCTTGAGCCAGATAGCAAAGGGTTCGGGAAAGGAGAGGCCAAGTTGTCGAATTCTGAGACACTTTATGCAATGTCTCAGTGTACACGTGATACGTCCATGCGTTATTGTGAGCAGTGTTTAACAATCGCTATTGAGACGACTGGAAGTCTTTGTGAGAACAAGAAAGGGTGCAGAATTATACAGAGTACGTGCTATCTTAGGTATGAATTATATCCGTTTCTTTACGGCACTGAAAGGAAGTTGTCTCTTGAAAACTCTTCGATGACAAAATACTTAACAGTAGTTAGAAAACCCTGA